The Paraburkholderia acidisoli genome contains a region encoding:
- a CDS encoding enoyl-CoA hydratase produces MTNDILTARENGVLTITINRPERKNALTPAMYEAINAALAAAQEDAGVRAVLLRGHAEIFTAGNDIEDFLKTPPTGADSPVMRFLAAISGFEKPLVAAVAGAAIGVGTTMLLHCDLVYAADTARFAMPFAQLGLCPEAASSLLLPRIAGYQAAAEKLLLGETFDAAEAYRMGFVNRVLPAAELEAFVAAQLAKLVALPASSLRATKALMKRAGTHEIREQMSEESVHFGKMLLAPEAREAFTAFLQKRKPDFRQFD; encoded by the coding sequence ATGACCAACGACATCCTGACCGCGCGCGAGAACGGCGTGCTGACGATCACCATCAATCGCCCCGAGCGCAAGAACGCGCTCACGCCCGCCATGTACGAGGCGATCAACGCGGCGCTCGCTGCGGCGCAGGAAGACGCGGGCGTGCGCGCCGTGCTGCTGCGCGGTCACGCCGAAATCTTCACGGCGGGCAACGACATCGAAGACTTCCTGAAGACGCCGCCCACCGGCGCCGACTCGCCCGTGATGCGTTTTCTGGCCGCCATCTCCGGCTTCGAGAAGCCGCTCGTCGCGGCGGTGGCGGGCGCGGCGATCGGCGTGGGCACGACGATGCTGCTGCATTGCGACCTCGTGTACGCCGCCGATACCGCGCGCTTCGCGATGCCGTTCGCGCAACTGGGGCTGTGCCCGGAAGCGGCGTCTTCGCTGCTGCTGCCGCGCATTGCCGGCTATCAGGCCGCCGCCGAAAAGCTGCTGCTCGGCGAGACCTTCGACGCGGCGGAGGCGTATCGCATGGGCTTCGTGAATCGCGTGCTGCCGGCCGCCGAACTCGAGGCGTTCGTGGCGGCGCAGCTGGCGAAGCTCGTGGCGTTGCCCGCTTCGTCGTTGCGCGCGACCAAAGCGCTCATGAAGCGCGCGGGCACGCACGAGATTCGCGAGCAGATGAGCGAGGAATCCGTGCACTTTGGCAAGATGCTGCTCGCGCCCGAAGCGCGCGAGGCGTTCACGGCCTTCCTGCAAAAGCGCAAGCCGGATTTCCGTCAGTTCGATTGA
- a CDS encoding acetyl-CoA C-acyltransferase, translating into MSKQLQDAYIVAASRTPIGKAPRGVFKNTRPDELLVHAIKSAVAQVPGLDTSVIEDAIVGCAIPEAEQGLNVARIGALLAGLPQSVGGVTVNRFCASGLTALAMAADRIRVGESDAMIAGGCESMSMVPMMGNKPSLSPHIFDRNEDVGIAYGMGLTAEKVAERWKISREAQDAFSVESHRRALAAQQSGEFKDEIAPYTLVERFPDLASGEVKVKERLIELDEGPRADTTLEGLAKLRAVFANKGSVTAGNSSQTSDGAGALIVVSEKILKQFNLTPLARFVSFAVRGVPPEIMGIGPKEAIPAALKAAGLKQDDLDWIELNEAFAAQSLAVIQDLGLDPSKINPLGGAIALGHPLGATGAIRASTVVHGLRRRNYKYGMVTMCVGTGMGAAGIIERL; encoded by the coding sequence ATGAGCAAACAGTTGCAGGACGCTTATATCGTCGCCGCGAGCCGCACGCCCATCGGCAAGGCGCCGCGCGGCGTGTTCAAGAACACCCGCCCCGACGAGCTGCTGGTTCACGCGATCAAGTCGGCGGTGGCGCAGGTGCCGGGCCTCGACACGAGCGTGATCGAGGACGCCATTGTCGGTTGCGCGATTCCCGAAGCCGAGCAGGGCTTGAACGTGGCGCGGATCGGCGCGCTGCTCGCGGGTCTGCCGCAGAGCGTGGGCGGCGTGACCGTGAACCGCTTCTGCGCCTCGGGCCTCACGGCGCTCGCCATGGCCGCCGACCGCATTCGCGTGGGCGAAAGCGACGCGATGATCGCGGGCGGCTGCGAGTCGATGAGCATGGTGCCGATGATGGGCAACAAGCCGTCGCTCTCGCCGCACATCTTCGATCGCAACGAAGACGTGGGCATTGCTTACGGCATGGGCCTCACGGCGGAGAAAGTCGCGGAACGCTGGAAGATCAGCCGCGAGGCGCAGGACGCGTTTTCGGTGGAATCGCACCGCCGCGCGCTGGCCGCGCAGCAGTCGGGCGAGTTCAAGGACGAGATCGCGCCGTACACGCTCGTCGAGCGTTTCCCCGATCTCGCCTCGGGCGAAGTGAAGGTGAAGGAACGCCTGATCGAGCTGGACGAAGGCCCGCGCGCCGACACCACGCTCGAAGGTCTCGCGAAGCTGCGCGCGGTGTTTGCGAACAAGGGCTCGGTCACGGCCGGCAACAGTTCGCAGACGTCGGACGGCGCGGGCGCGCTGATCGTCGTCTCCGAAAAGATCCTGAAGCAGTTCAACCTCACGCCGCTCGCGCGTTTCGTGAGCTTCGCCGTGCGCGGCGTGCCGCCGGAGATCATGGGTATCGGCCCGAAGGAAGCGATTCCGGCCGCGCTCAAGGCGGCGGGTCTGAAGCAGGACGACCTCGACTGGATCGAGCTGAACGAGGCGTTCGCCGCGCAGTCGCTGGCGGTCATTCAAGACCTCGGGCTCGATCCGTCGAAGATCAACCCGCTCGGCGGCGCGATCGCGCTGGGTCACCCGCTCGGCGCGACGGGCGCGATTCGCGCCTCGACGGTCGTGCACGGCCTGCGCCGCCGCAACTACAAGTACGGCATGGTGACGATGTGCGTGGGCACCGGCATGGGCGCCGCGGGCATCATCGAACGGCTGTAA
- a CDS encoding 3-hydroxyacyl-CoA dehydrogenase/enoyl-CoA hydratase family protein has translation MSNLNIRKVAVLGAGVMGAQIAAHLINARVPVLLFDLPAKEGPKNAIALKAIETLKKLSPAPFGVKDDAQFITPANYEDDIARLAECDVVIEAIAERMDWKHDLYKKVAPHIGPKAIFASNTSGLSITELSQGFDDALKARFCGVHFFNPPRYMHLVELIPTAHTQPDILDQLESFLTSVVGKGVVRAKDTPNFIANRVGVFSILAVIAEAQKFGLRFDEVDDLTGARLGRAKSATFRTADVVGLDTMAHVIKTMQDNLADDPFFPVYETPAVLAGLVAKGALGQKSGAGFYRKEGKAIKVLDAKTGEYVDGGGKADELVGRILKRPPAERLKLLRESQHPQAQFLWSIFRDVFHYIGVHLQSIADNARDVDLAIRWGFGWNEGPFEGWQAAGWKQVAEWVKEDIDAGKALSNAPLPAWVFEGPVANNGGVHGAEGSWSPAEQRFVPRSNLAVYERQVFRAALFGESNARDPKTFGKTLFENEQLRAWVDDRAGEDDVVIVSYKSKMNTMGPDLLDSLVKVIEIAEDGYKGVVIWQPTSLKLGAPGGPFSAGANLEEAMPAFMMGGAKGIEPFVKKFQDTMLRVKYANVPVVTAVSGIALGGGCEIMLQSAKRVAHVESYVGLVEVGVGLVPAGGGLKEAAIRAAEGAAAIGAVPSDLLRFLQKSFENAAMAKVSASAHEARAMGYLKPSDTIVFNVFELLDTAKKEARALSAAGYRAPLRATQIPVAGRSAISTIKASLVNMRDGRFISDHDFLIASRIAEAICGGDVEAGSLVDEAWLLKLERQAFVDLLGTQKTQERIMGMLQTGKPVRN, from the coding sequence GTGAGCAACCTGAATATTCGCAAGGTGGCCGTGCTCGGCGCCGGCGTGATGGGCGCGCAGATCGCCGCGCATCTCATCAACGCCCGCGTTCCCGTGCTGCTGTTCGACTTGCCCGCGAAGGAAGGCCCGAAGAACGCCATCGCGCTCAAGGCCATCGAAACGCTCAAGAAGCTCTCGCCCGCGCCGTTCGGCGTGAAGGACGACGCGCAGTTCATCACGCCCGCGAACTACGAAGACGACATCGCCAGGCTCGCGGAATGCGACGTGGTGATCGAGGCGATCGCCGAGCGCATGGACTGGAAGCACGACCTCTACAAGAAGGTCGCGCCGCATATCGGGCCGAAGGCGATTTTCGCGAGCAACACCTCGGGTCTGTCGATCACCGAACTCTCGCAAGGTTTCGACGACGCGTTGAAGGCGCGCTTTTGCGGCGTGCACTTCTTCAACCCGCCGCGCTACATGCATCTGGTCGAGCTGATCCCGACCGCGCACACGCAGCCCGACATTCTCGACCAGCTCGAATCGTTCCTCACGAGCGTGGTGGGCAAGGGCGTGGTGCGCGCGAAGGACACGCCGAACTTTATCGCGAACCGCGTGGGCGTGTTCTCGATCCTCGCCGTGATCGCCGAGGCGCAGAAGTTCGGGTTGCGTTTCGACGAAGTGGACGACCTCACGGGCGCGCGCCTCGGCCGCGCGAAGTCGGCGACGTTCCGCACGGCCGACGTGGTCGGTCTCGACACGATGGCGCACGTCATCAAGACGATGCAGGACAACCTCGCGGACGACCCGTTCTTCCCCGTGTACGAAACGCCGGCGGTGCTCGCGGGCCTCGTGGCGAAGGGCGCGCTCGGCCAGAAGTCGGGCGCCGGTTTCTATCGCAAGGAAGGTAAAGCGATCAAGGTGCTCGACGCGAAGACCGGCGAGTACGTGGACGGCGGCGGCAAGGCCGACGAACTCGTGGGCCGCATCCTCAAGCGTCCGCCCGCGGAACGTCTGAAGCTGCTGCGCGAATCGCAGCACCCGCAGGCGCAGTTCCTCTGGTCGATCTTCCGCGACGTGTTCCATTACATCGGCGTGCATCTGCAATCCATCGCCGATAACGCGCGCGACGTCGATCTCGCGATCCGCTGGGGTTTCGGCTGGAACGAAGGTCCGTTCGAAGGCTGGCAGGCCGCGGGCTGGAAGCAGGTCGCCGAGTGGGTGAAGGAAGACATCGACGCGGGCAAGGCGCTCTCGAACGCGCCGCTGCCCGCCTGGGTGTTCGAAGGCCCGGTCGCGAACAACGGCGGCGTGCATGGCGCCGAAGGCTCGTGGTCGCCCGCCGAACAACGTTTCGTGCCGCGCTCGAACCTGGCCGTGTACGAACGGCAGGTGTTCCGCGCGGCGCTGTTCGGCGAGTCGAACGCGCGCGATCCGAAGACCTTCGGCAAGACGTTGTTCGAGAACGAGCAACTGCGCGCATGGGTCGACGACCGCGCGGGCGAGGACGACGTCGTCATCGTCTCGTACAAGAGCAAGATGAACACGATGGGCCCGGATCTGCTGGACTCGCTCGTGAAGGTCATCGAGATCGCGGAAGACGGCTATAAGGGCGTCGTGATCTGGCAGCCCACCTCGCTGAAACTTGGCGCGCCGGGCGGCCCGTTCTCGGCGGGCGCGAACCTCGAAGAAGCCATGCCCGCGTTCATGATGGGCGGCGCGAAGGGCATCGAGCCGTTCGTGAAGAAGTTCCAGGACACGATGCTGCGCGTGAAGTACGCGAACGTGCCGGTCGTCACGGCCGTTTCGGGCATTGCGCTCGGCGGCGGCTGCGAAATCATGCTGCAAAGCGCGAAGCGCGTCGCGCACGTCGAGAGCTACGTGGGTCTCGTCGAAGTGGGCGTGGGTCTCGTGCCCGCGGGCGGCGGCCTGAAGGAAGCGGCGATCCGCGCGGCCGAAGGCGCGGCGGCGATTGGCGCGGTGCCGAGCGATCTGCTCCGTTTCCTGCAGAAGTCATTCGAAAACGCGGCGATGGCGAAGGTCTCGGCCTCGGCGCATGAAGCGCGCGCCATGGGCTACCTGAAGCCTTCGGACACGATCGTGTTCAACGTGTTCGAGCTGCTCGACACGGCGAAGAAGGAAGCGCGCGCACTGAGCGCGGCCGGTTATCGCGCGCCGCTGCGCGCGACGCAGATTCCGGTGGCGGGCCGCTCGGCGATCTCGACCATCAAGGCGTCGCTCGTGAACATGCGCGACGGCCGCTTCATCAGCGACCACGACTTCCTGATCGCGAGCCGTATCGCCGAGGCGATCTGCGGCGGCGACGTCGAAGCGGGCAGTCTCGTCGACGAAGCATGGCTGCTCAAGCTCGAGCGCCAGGCGTTCGTCGACCTGCTCGGCACGCAAAAGACGCAGGAACGCATCATGGGCATGCTGCAAACCGGCAAGCCGGTGCGCAACTAA
- the fdhD gene encoding formate dehydrogenase accessory sulfurtransferase FdhD — translation MAVRVHRHRGDDVRTLDDHVGQEWPVALVFNGISHAVMMCTPRDLEAFAVGFAISEGIVGRNADIQDFEVYLREDAEVPHAEVHLTVVQQAFAELKEKRRALAGRTGCGVCGIESIDLLDLEPERVPDTGFLARLAPDAIARAARELPQHQALTKLTGGLHAAAWCDANGAILRAFEDVGRHNALDKLIGQLTIERADTQQGFVFLSSRASYELVRKAARVGIPMVATISAPSSLAINIAKRAGLRLVSFCRESGYVDYETA, via the coding sequence ATCGCCGTGCGCGTGCACCGGCACCGCGGCGACGATGTCCGCACGCTCGACGACCACGTCGGCCAGGAATGGCCCGTCGCGCTCGTCTTCAACGGCATTTCGCACGCGGTGATGATGTGCACGCCGCGCGACCTCGAAGCGTTCGCCGTGGGCTTCGCCATTTCGGAAGGCATCGTCGGCCGCAACGCCGACATTCAGGACTTCGAGGTGTATCTGCGCGAAGACGCCGAGGTGCCGCACGCCGAAGTGCACCTTACCGTCGTGCAGCAGGCCTTCGCCGAACTCAAGGAAAAGCGCCGTGCGCTCGCGGGCCGCACGGGCTGCGGCGTGTGCGGCATCGAAAGCATCGACCTGCTCGATCTCGAGCCCGAGCGCGTGCCCGACACCGGTTTTCTCGCCCGCCTCGCCCCCGACGCCATTGCGCGCGCCGCGCGCGAACTGCCGCAGCATCAGGCGCTCACGAAACTCACGGGCGGCCTGCACGCCGCCGCATGGTGCGACGCGAACGGCGCGATCCTGCGCGCATTCGAAGACGTGGGCCGCCACAACGCGCTCGACAAGCTCATCGGCCAGTTGACGATCGAGCGCGCCGACACGCAGCAAGGTTTCGTGTTCCTCTCCAGCCGCGCGAGCTACGAACTGGTGCGCAAGGCGGCGCGCGTGGGCATTCCCATGGTGGCCACCATTTCCGCGCCCTCCTCGCTCGCGATCAACATCGCGAAACGCGCCGGACTGCGGCTCGTGAGCTTCTGCCGCGAGTCCGGTTACGTCGATTACGAAACGGCGTAA
- a CDS encoding nitrate reductase associated protein → MALHEAPLLFRFEHDSSENLTFIPMCVRFNLDRFGLRISLAQWQLLPYEDRRLLACFPVDEDAEIEPNFDHALFEMMRTHANVEPEWFAAEEAPAWRDVNHVPAGLAHQAQLANLREPGLEDWAQLAPFQRYVLAKLARKPEANHDFVPAMREFGLAVPR, encoded by the coding sequence ATGGCATTGCACGAAGCTCCGCTCCTTTTCCGCTTCGAGCACGACTCGTCGGAGAATCTCACTTTCATTCCGATGTGCGTGCGCTTCAATCTCGATCGTTTCGGGCTGCGTATTTCGCTCGCGCAGTGGCAATTGCTGCCGTACGAGGATCGCCGTCTGCTCGCCTGTTTTCCCGTCGACGAAGACGCCGAGATCGAGCCCAATTTCGACCACGCGCTGTTCGAGATGATGCGCACCCACGCCAACGTCGAGCCCGAATGGTTCGCCGCCGAGGAAGCGCCCGCGTGGCGCGACGTGAACCACGTGCCGGCCGGTCTCGCCCATCAGGCGCAACTCGCCAACCTGCGCGAGCCGGGCCTCGAAGACTGGGCGCAGCTCGCGCCGTTCCAGCGCTACGTGCTCGCGAAACTCGCCCGCAAGCCGGAGGCGAATCACGACTTCGTGCCCGCGATGCGCGAATTCGGGCTGGCCGTGCCGCGCTGA